A genome region from Erigeron canadensis isolate Cc75 chromosome 3, C_canadensis_v1, whole genome shotgun sequence includes the following:
- the LOC122591491 gene encoding alpha-L-arabinofuranosidase 1, with translation MATRSDHHALIIGLLIGFCFVFECSATLGDTNALLVVDASKGSTRKIPETLFGVFFEEINHAGAGGLWAELVSNRGFEAGGRHSPSLIDPWSIIGGDSLVRVSTELSSCFKRNPVALRMEVLCDNDCPVGGVGIYNPGYWGMNIEEGKTYNLVLYIRSSGSVNVSASLTDSTGLQTLATTNLIVSDVSNWTKVEAKLEAKDSNKNARLQLTTDKKGVIWFDQVSLMPTDTYKGHGFRKDLFKKVADMKPGFIRFPGGCFVEGEFLRNAFRWKETVGPWEERPGHYGDVWFYWTDDALGHYEFFLLAEDLGASPIWVFNNGISHQESVDPSVIMPFVQEALDGIEFARGDPNSTWGAVRAAMGHPEPFELKYVAIGNEDCGKRFYRENYLKFYDAIRKAYPDIKMISNCDGSRVPLDHPADMYDYHIYTGANDLFSKVNAFDRTSRVGPKAFVSEYAVTGTDAGLGSLLASLAEAGFLIGLEKNSDIVEMASYAPLFVNTNDKRWQPDAIVFDSAQSYGTPSYWMQHFFKYSNGATLLNSTLQTNSSNSLAASAIVFQDPDDKKSYLRVKVVNFGSNTVNLKILINGLDPNSLGSSGSKTILTSTNVKDENSFANPEKIIPVTSVLEKAGNAMDVDLLPHSLTCFDVLTKSDIMQITTTDVKSPISAI, from the exons ATGGCTACAAGAAGTGATCATCATGCTCTAATAATTGGGCTTCTAATTGGATTCTGCTTTGTGTTTGAGTGTTCGGCTACTTTGGGGGATACCAATGCCTTATTGGTTGTAGACGCTTCCAAAGGTTCCACAAGGAAGATACCTGAAACCCTTTTTGGCGTTTTCTTTGAG GAGATCAACCATGCTGGTGCAGGCGGGTTGTGGGCAGAGTTAGTAAGCAACAGAG GTTTTGAAGCCGGTGGACGACATTCTCCTTCACTTATTGATCCTTGGTCAATAATTGGGGGCGACTCATTGGTAAGAGTATCGACAGAACTTTCATCATGCTTCAAGCGAAATCCAGTGGCCCTTCGGATGGAGGTGCTTTGTGACAATGATTGTCCAGTTGGTGGTGTTGGTATATATAACCCTGGCTATTGGGGAATG AATATTGAAGAAGGGAAGACCTACAATTTGGTTTTGTATATTCGATCTTCAGGATCCGTGAACGTGTCAGCATCATTGACTGACTCTACTGGTTTGCAAACACTGGCTACTACAAACCTCAT AGTAAGTGATGTATCAAACTGGACAAAGGTGGAGGCTAAGTTGGAAGCAAAAGATAGCAATAAAAATGCTAGACTACAGCTGACGACTGACAAAAAGGGAGTTATATGGTTCGATCAAGTTTCATTAATGCCCACCGATACATACAAG GGTCATGGCTTCAGAAAAGATCTATTTAAGAAGGTTGCAGATATGAAGCCAGGATTTATCAGATTTCCAG GCGGATGCTTTGTTGAAGGAGAATTTCTAAGGAATGCGTTCCGCTGGAAGGAAACTGTTGGACCATGGGAGGAGAGACCGGGTCATTATGGTGACGTATGGTTTTACTGGACTGACGATGCCCTTGGCCACTATGAGTTTTTCCTG TTGGCTGAAGATCTAGGTGCCTCACCAATATGGGTTTTCAACAACG GAATCAGTCATCAGGAGTCCGTTGATCCTTCTGTCATCATGCCTTTTGTGCAA GAAGCTCTTGATGGCATTGAATTTGCAAGAGGTGATCCCAATTCAACATGGGGAGCTGTTCGAGCTGCTATGGGTCACCCAGAGCCGTTCGAGTTGAAATATGTTGCTATAGGGAATGAGGACTGTGGCAAGAGGTTCTATCGTG AGAATTACCTTAAGTTTTATGACGCAATAAGAAAAGCTTATCCAGACATCAAAATGATTTCGAACTGCGATGGATCAAGAGTACCATTGGATCACCCAGCAGATATGTACGATTATCAT ATTTATACCGGCGCTAACGATTTATTTTCTAAAGTAAACGCTTTCGATCGTACATCACGTGTTGGTCCAAAG GCTTTTGTGAGTGAGTATGCTGTCACTGGAACGGATGCTGGTTTAGGAAGTCTTCTAGCATCACTTGCAGAAGCTGGATTCCTTATTGGCTTAGAAAAGAACAG CGATATTGTTGAAATGGCAAGTTATGCACCTTTGTTTGTGAATACCAATGACAAACG GTGGCAGCCAGATGCAATAGTTTTTGATTCTGCGCAATCATATGGGACTCCAAGTTATTGGATGCAACACTTTTTCAAATACTCGAACGGTGCCACTCTTCTTAATTCAACACTCCAAACAAATTCGTCAAACTCACTTGCAGCTTCGGCCATTGTGTTCCAAGACCCTGACGATAAGAAAAGCTACTTAAGAGTAAAG GTTGTAAACTTCGGAAGCAACACAGTTAATCTGAAGATATTGATTAATGGGTTGGATCCTAACTCACTAGGCAGTTCTGGATCTAAAACTATTCTCACCTCTACAAATGTGAAGGATGAAAACTCATTTGCTAATCCTGAAAAG ATTATACCTGTCACAAGCGTGCTTGAGAAAGCTGGAAATGCTATGGATGTTGATCTCCTTCCACATTCTTTAACTTGCTTTGATGTATTAACAAAATCAGATATCATGCAGATCACAACTACTGATGTTAAGTCCCCTATATCAGCAATCTAA
- the LOC122593571 gene encoding 50S ribosomal protein 5, chloroplastic has translation MVLLHLTPIPSTVCCQLISSPSTPPTAFSRVHKKSVNLQTKLFTSLHIQGPNVLKQRGGMALKASSDIDGAEPESTKPLETKDESVPVEELPLESKLQLKLDQKLKMKLAKKLRLRRKRLVRKRQLRKKGRWPPSKMKKNKNV, from the exons atggttcttcttcatctcacTCCAATTCCGTCAACTGTTTGTTGTCAATTGATATCTTCTCCATCAACTCCTCCCACTGCTT TTTCCAGGGTGCATAAGAAGTCAGTTAACCTACAAACAAAACTTTTCACCAGCCTACACATTCAAGGACCCAATGTTCTTAAACAAAGAggtggaatggctcttaaggcaTCATCAGACATAGATGGTGCAGAGCCAGAGAGCACCAAACCTTTAGAAACCAAGGATGAAAGTGTTCCTGTTGAAGAGCTCCCATTGGAGTCGAAACTTCAACTGAAATTGGaccaaaagttaaaaatgaagCTAGCGAAAAAGCTCAGACTAAGAAGGAAGAGGCTCGTCCGGAAGCGCCAGTTGAGGAAGAAGGGCCGATGGCCACCTTCAAAgatgaaaaagaacaaaaatgtaTAG